A region from the Rufibacter sp. DG15C genome encodes:
- the map gene encoding type I methionyl aminopeptidase, whose translation MSIESQADLAGIHKISEVVATTLRLMREHATPGMTTQELDDFGFQVLQQFGAQPAPKLMYDFPGYTCISVNKEVAHGIPSKNTVLQEGDLVNIDVSAELNGFYADNGGSFILGQDLQQLSPLVKASQKILNKAIQHIRGGVRVAEVGRIIETEAKKAGFKVIKNLAGHGVGRSLHESPEGILNYYDPSNRERFKKNSVVAIETFISTHSTIATENGDGWTLVGNRGGHVAQHEHTILITDKAPIILTKANLI comes from the coding sequence ATGTCCATAGAATCACAGGCAGATTTAGCCGGAATCCATAAGATTAGTGAAGTAGTTGCCACCACTTTGCGGCTCATGCGCGAACATGCTACACCCGGAATGACCACGCAGGAGCTTGATGATTTCGGCTTTCAAGTGTTACAACAGTTTGGTGCCCAACCTGCACCTAAACTGATGTATGACTTTCCGGGGTACACCTGCATTAGCGTGAACAAAGAGGTAGCCCATGGTATTCCCTCCAAGAACACCGTGTTGCAGGAAGGTGACTTGGTGAACATTGACGTGTCCGCTGAACTCAATGGTTTCTATGCTGACAACGGTGGTTCCTTTATCTTGGGGCAAGACCTTCAGCAACTGTCGCCATTGGTAAAAGCATCTCAGAAAATCCTGAACAAAGCCATTCAGCACATAAGAGGCGGCGTACGCGTTGCAGAAGTGGGCAGAATCATAGAAACCGAGGCGAAGAAAGCAGGCTTCAAAGTCATCAAGAATTTGGCCGGCCACGGCGTGGGCCGCTCCTTGCATGAATCCCCCGAAGGTATCCTGAATTACTATGACCCCAGCAACCGGGAGCGCTTCAAGAAAAACTCAGTGGTAGCCATAGAAACCTTTATCTCTACGCACAGCACCATTGCCACAGAAAACGGCGACGGCTGGACCTTAGTCGGCAACAGAGGCGGACACGTGGCCCAGCATGAGCACACCATTCTCATCACTGATAAAGCACCCATCATTTTAACGAAGGCCAATCTGATTTAA
- a CDS encoding tungsten formylmethanofuran dehydrogenase, with amino-acid sequence MKKLQYTVSINAPVAKVYEMMLGINSKSTYEQWTSLFNPTSTYEGSWDKGNKILFVGVDEQGEKGGMVSKIAENIPNQFVSIQHYGLVKADQEITEGPDVEKWANGFENYTFTDNNGATTVTVDLDTTEDFVDYMNESYPKALDKLKEICEK; translated from the coding sequence ATGAAAAAGTTACAATACACAGTGAGCATCAATGCACCGGTGGCTAAGGTTTATGAAATGATGCTGGGCATCAACAGTAAGTCAACCTATGAGCAATGGACTTCTTTGTTTAACCCTACCTCTACCTATGAAGGAAGTTGGGACAAGGGTAATAAAATTCTATTTGTGGGCGTGGATGAGCAAGGAGAAAAGGGCGGGATGGTTTCCAAGATAGCTGAAAACATTCCCAACCAATTTGTATCCATTCAGCACTACGGACTTGTCAAAGCTGACCAGGAAATTACAGAAGGACCAGACGTAGAGAAATGGGCCAACGGTTTTGAAAACTACACCTTCACAGATAACAATGGCGCAACCACCGTTACGGTTGACTTAGACACCACCGAAGATTTTGTAGACTATATGAACGAGTCCTACCCGAAAGCCTTAGATAAATTGAAAGAAATTTGTGAAAAATAA
- a CDS encoding PD-(D/E)XK nuclease family protein yields the protein MQSFLRQAADHIYQTYTDQLSDLCIVLPTRRATLYFKNALAEAAPTGIWSPQIYSMEEFVCNMANVDVLEPLHLQLDLYDIMLTFDPKLDFDQFVGWSSTLLEDFSRMDMELVDPAAVFEYVSEAKALERWDPGKPGSSTPTENVKQYFQLWTNLERTYNALQAKLKKDKQAYTGMAFRMVADRIKDISQSNAGCYKYIFIGLNALSRAEQNIIQTLLSVGKAEVFFDSDDFYMNLESDKRAGHFLKRYKAKWPLPEWNWQQNLLLTDTKEINAIGVANASMQGKIAGQLLREIRVQNPTAEIAIVLPDETLLLPVLHSISDEVSDYNVTMGLSFKGTPLFNLIDLLFDVHLTGVVQPTDTGYRINRYHHLAVTKLLQHPFLRRYEQYLNGLAEREADLDLFQHVLDEMVAKNSVLLTAEEIIKLGREHPMFITLFRTWNDCTDLIDTLYQLVDALSRIYRLEKENPIETEYLYILYTIVKRLDSLFDCREHKISVRSFKKFLYEQINNTKLPFSGEPISPTQVMGMLETRALDFENLIILSVNENVLPQPKKQNSLFPYDVLRTFGLPTYAEQESITSYYFYRLLQRAKRVNLLYVLPSDTYGSGEKSRFILQLQHDLAPKNPNITFRELTAVVEQLDTKEYEPDIVIQKDEEVLGKLKNELQRGLYPSHLNQYVNCSLQYYFSRIAKLQEVEEIDELVGADTFGTIVHQVLEDYFRPFAEEARPIEHADIDQMLAGLSEKVKEEFKRGTLGNLPEQGMNLILYKVAVQLLTRYLEGLQTSEELPLYILSLEDKLQTELEVKLPSGEKVNVQISGKADRIDLSGRTLRVIDYKTGKVLAPSLKVKPEDLEATLLHDRHLDKVRQLWLYRYILAKEIQNGSLLESKVLNLPKSQYEYEAGIISFRNLGAGVLTSELPFVDAQGNPADFMETSERLLRELVVRMLDPAEPIRKTNDLETCQYCAYKSICARG from the coding sequence ATGCAATCCTTCCTTCGGCAAGCCGCTGACCATATTTACCAGACCTACACAGACCAGCTCAGTGACTTGTGCATTGTGTTGCCTACGCGCCGGGCTACCTTGTACTTCAAGAATGCGTTGGCAGAGGCCGCGCCCACCGGTATCTGGTCGCCGCAGATTTATTCCATGGAGGAGTTTGTCTGCAACATGGCCAACGTAGACGTGCTGGAGCCCTTGCATCTGCAACTGGACCTGTATGACATCATGCTCACCTTTGACCCGAAGTTGGATTTTGACCAGTTTGTGGGCTGGAGTTCTACTTTGTTGGAGGACTTCTCGCGCATGGACATGGAGCTGGTGGACCCGGCGGCGGTGTTTGAGTATGTGAGCGAAGCCAAGGCGCTGGAGCGCTGGGACCCGGGCAAACCCGGCAGCAGTACGCCCACCGAGAATGTAAAGCAGTACTTCCAGCTCTGGACCAACCTGGAACGCACCTACAACGCCCTTCAAGCCAAACTTAAGAAAGACAAGCAGGCATACACGGGCATGGCCTTCAGGATGGTCGCCGACCGCATCAAGGACATTTCGCAGAGCAACGCCGGTTGCTATAAATACATTTTCATCGGTTTGAATGCCTTGTCAAGGGCTGAGCAGAATATCATCCAGACCTTGCTGTCGGTGGGCAAAGCCGAAGTCTTTTTCGACTCAGATGACTTCTACATGAACCTGGAGTCAGACAAGCGGGCGGGGCATTTCTTGAAGCGCTACAAAGCCAAATGGCCCCTGCCCGAGTGGAACTGGCAACAGAACCTGCTCCTGACAGACACCAAAGAAATTAACGCCATCGGCGTGGCCAACGCCAGCATGCAAGGCAAGATTGCCGGGCAATTATTACGCGAGATTCGCGTACAAAACCCAACTGCCGAGATTGCCATTGTCTTGCCAGATGAGACCCTGCTCCTGCCGGTCTTGCACTCCATCTCAGACGAAGTCTCTGACTACAACGTGACCATGGGTCTATCGTTTAAAGGTACTCCCCTGTTCAACCTCATTGACCTGCTCTTTGACGTGCATTTGACGGGCGTGGTGCAACCCACCGATACCGGCTACCGGATTAACAGATACCACCACCTGGCCGTCACCAAGCTCTTGCAACACCCCTTCTTGCGCCGCTATGAGCAGTACCTGAACGGGCTGGCAGAGCGCGAGGCCGACCTGGACTTGTTCCAGCACGTGCTGGATGAGATGGTAGCCAAGAACAGCGTGTTGCTCACTGCCGAGGAAATCATCAAGCTGGGCCGCGAGCATCCCATGTTCATCACGCTCTTCCGGACCTGGAACGACTGCACCGACCTCATTGATACCCTGTACCAACTGGTAGACGCGCTCAGCAGAATTTACCGTCTGGAAAAGGAGAACCCCATTGAGACCGAGTATCTCTACATTCTCTATACCATCGTCAAGCGCCTGGACTCACTCTTTGACTGCCGCGAGCATAAGATATCGGTGCGCAGTTTCAAGAAGTTTTTGTACGAGCAAATCAACAACACCAAGTTGCCATTCAGCGGCGAGCCCATCTCGCCTACGCAGGTCATGGGGATGCTGGAGACCCGCGCCCTGGACTTTGAGAACCTCATTATCCTGAGCGTAAACGAGAACGTGCTGCCCCAGCCCAAGAAGCAAAACTCGCTGTTTCCGTATGACGTGTTGCGCACCTTCGGGTTGCCTACCTACGCTGAACAAGAGAGCATTACATCGTATTACTTCTACCGTTTATTGCAACGCGCCAAGCGGGTGAATTTGCTTTATGTCTTGCCGTCAGACACCTATGGTTCCGGTGAGAAATCAAGGTTCATTTTGCAGCTACAGCACGACCTGGCTCCAAAAAACCCCAACATCACCTTCCGGGAATTAACGGCCGTGGTGGAGCAACTGGACACCAAGGAGTATGAGCCAGACATCGTCATCCAGAAAGACGAAGAGGTCTTAGGCAAGCTTAAAAACGAGTTACAACGGGGACTCTACCCTTCGCACCTGAACCAGTATGTGAACTGTTCGCTCCAGTACTATTTCTCCCGCATCGCCAAGTTGCAGGAAGTGGAGGAGATTGATGAGCTGGTGGGCGCAGACACCTTCGGGACGATTGTGCACCAGGTGCTGGAAGACTACTTCAGGCCCTTCGCCGAGGAAGCCAGGCCTATTGAGCACGCTGACATTGACCAGATGCTGGCCGGTTTGTCTGAGAAGGTGAAAGAGGAATTCAAACGCGGTACGCTAGGCAATCTGCCCGAGCAAGGCATGAACCTCATCCTCTACAAAGTGGCCGTGCAACTGCTCACTCGCTACCTGGAAGGACTGCAAACCTCAGAGGAATTGCCGTTGTATATCCTATCCCTAGAAGACAAACTCCAGACGGAGTTAGAGGTGAAACTGCCTTCCGGCGAAAAGGTAAATGTGCAAATCTCAGGTAAAGCAGATAGGATTGACTTAAGCGGTCGTACCCTGCGCGTGATTGACTATAAGACGGGCAAGGTGCTGGCGCCAAGTTTGAAAGTAAAACCCGAGGACTTGGAAGCCACCTTGCTGCATGACCGCCATTTGGACAAAGTTCGGCAGTTGTGGCTCTACCGATACATTCTGGCCAAGGAAATACAGAATGGAAGCTTGCTGGAAAGCAAAGTACTCAACCTGCCTAAAAGCCAATATGAATATGAAGCCGGCATCATCTCCTTCCGGAACTTGGGCGCGGGCGTCTTAACCTCAGAACTGCCCTTTGTAGATGCGCAGGGAAACCCGGCAGACTTCATGGAAACCTCTGAGCGGTTGTTGCGGGAATTAGTAGTGCGGATGCTAGACCCTGCAGAGCCAATCAGAAAAACCAATGACCTGGAAACGTGCCAATACTGCGCCTACAAAAGCATTTGCGCCAGAGGGTAA
- a CDS encoding DUF2062 domain-containing protein has translation MTMILRANAGIMRFVRRKLWDPIMALAKQGFTPHQLALTITLGSGFGMIPFIGLTTILCTFWALRLRLNVAFTILIGYLMQPFQLALYVPFVDLGQTIFPVTPIPFSLEKLMAMFEIDWMNALQQVWFANLLGIFAWMLCFVPFGLVVYFSSRKVLHKVLPAPEVV, from the coding sequence ATGACCATGATTTTAAGAGCCAATGCGGGAATAATGCGGTTTGTGCGGCGAAAGCTGTGGGACCCCATTATGGCCTTGGCAAAACAGGGATTTACGCCCCACCAGTTAGCACTCACCATTACCCTGGGCTCCGGCTTCGGGATGATTCCGTTTATCGGCCTCACTACCATACTGTGTACCTTCTGGGCGCTCAGGTTGCGCCTCAACGTGGCTTTCACCATCTTGATTGGCTACCTAATGCAACCGTTCCAGCTGGCGTTGTATGTGCCGTTCGTAGATTTGGGTCAGACCATTTTTCCTGTTACGCCCATTCCATTCTCCTTAGAGAAGTTGATGGCCATGTTTGAGATTGACTGGATGAACGCGTTGCAGCAGGTGTGGTTTGCCAACCTGCTGGGGATTTTTGCCTGGATGCTGTGCTTCGTGCCGTTTGGGTTGGTCGTGTATTTTTCCAGCAGAAAAGTCTTGCACAAGGTGTTGCCTGCCCCTGAAGTGGTATAG
- a CDS encoding DUF4920 domain-containing protein yields the protein MMKAVLPFALALCLSASAFAQDNVRPAKPGVTYGKKVTAKKAIAMTDLSTKLETAPEYKGKIEGTVVEVCKKKGCFMKLERPNGEAVMVKFTDYAFFMPMDIVGKTVVVDGTAKVTETTVERLQHFAKDAGKSAEEIAMITKPKKDIEIVADGVLVVK from the coding sequence ATGATGAAAGCAGTTCTTCCCTTCGCGCTTGCTCTTTGTTTGTCTGCTTCTGCCTTCGCACAAGACAATGTGCGCCCTGCCAAACCAGGAGTGACCTACGGCAAAAAAGTAACCGCCAAGAAAGCCATTGCCATGACTGACCTGTCCACCAAGCTAGAGACGGCTCCTGAGTACAAAGGCAAGATTGAAGGCACCGTGGTAGAGGTGTGCAAGAAGAAAGGCTGTTTCATGAAATTAGAGAGACCCAACGGCGAGGCGGTGATGGTGAAATTCACGGACTATGCCTTCTTCATGCCGATGGATATTGTAGGCAAAACCGTGGTAGTGGACGGTACTGCTAAAGTAACTGAAACGACGGTGGAGCGTTTACAGCACTTCGCGAAAGACGCTGGTAAAAGTGCCGAAGAAATTGCCATGATTACCAAACCCAAGAAAGACATTGAGATTGTAGCTGATGGTGTATTGGTGGTGAAATAG
- a CDS encoding malate:quinone oxidoreductase yields the protein MVSSYSEGARKKTMFTDKKDIQVTEPDVVLIGAGIMSATLGIMLKQLQPNLTIEIYERLGEVAAESSDAWNNAGTGHSAFCELNYTPQKPDGSVDITKADVIAEWFEQSRQFWAFLVKSGIIKSPPKDFINSVPHMSFVWGQDNVNFLRTRYEAMITSPLFQGMQYSEDPQQLAQWMPLIMAGRAQDEKVAATKMDAGTDVNFGCLTRFMFKELQAMEGVTLYLNHEVRKLRQKDTESDKRWRIRVKDINTDEKKRVRAKFVFIGAGGGSLPLLLASGIPEADGFGGFPVSGQWLKCTNPEVIAMHSAKVYGKASVGSPPMSVPHLDTRMINGKRALLFGPYAGFTTKFLKKGSFFDLPFSIKVNNLRPMLAAGYTNIPLTKYLIGQVMQSPEDRVAALREYVPTARPEDWELEMAGQRVQVIKKDKDKGGVLEFGTEVVASADGSIAALLGASPGASTAVSIMVDLIQRCFPVQAKSPEWQAKFKEMIPSLGISLSDDPQLCQEMRAYTAEVLQLKEGQLVQR from the coding sequence CTGGTTTCCTCGTATTCTGAGGGAGCTAGAAAGAAGACTATGTTTACAGATAAAAAAGATATTCAGGTTACCGAGCCAGATGTAGTGCTGATTGGTGCGGGCATCATGAGCGCCACGCTGGGCATCATGCTCAAGCAACTGCAACCCAACCTCACCATTGAAATATATGAACGCCTGGGCGAAGTAGCCGCCGAAAGCTCTGACGCCTGGAACAACGCGGGCACGGGCCACTCGGCGTTCTGTGAGCTCAACTATACGCCGCAGAAGCCAGACGGCTCTGTGGACATCACCAAGGCAGACGTCATTGCCGAATGGTTTGAGCAGTCGCGCCAGTTCTGGGCCTTTCTGGTGAAGAGCGGCATCATCAAATCTCCGCCCAAAGACTTCATCAACTCCGTGCCGCACATGAGCTTTGTGTGGGGACAGGACAACGTGAACTTCCTGCGTACCCGCTACGAGGCCATGATTACCTCGCCCCTGTTCCAGGGCATGCAATACTCAGAAGACCCACAGCAGTTGGCCCAATGGATGCCCTTGATCATGGCGGGCCGTGCGCAAGATGAGAAAGTGGCCGCCACTAAAATGGACGCGGGCACCGATGTGAACTTCGGGTGTTTAACGCGTTTCATGTTCAAAGAACTGCAGGCCATGGAGGGCGTGACCTTGTACCTGAACCATGAGGTGCGCAAGCTTCGGCAGAAGGACACAGAGTCAGATAAACGTTGGCGGATACGGGTCAAAGATATCAACACAGATGAGAAGAAGCGGGTACGGGCTAAGTTTGTCTTCATTGGCGCGGGCGGCGGGTCCTTGCCCTTGCTGTTGGCCTCGGGCATTCCAGAGGCCGATGGTTTTGGTGGCTTCCCGGTGAGCGGCCAGTGGCTCAAATGTACCAATCCAGAGGTTATTGCCATGCACTCGGCCAAGGTATACGGCAAGGCCAGCGTGGGTTCGCCGCCTATGAGTGTGCCGCACCTGGACACGCGCATGATAAACGGCAAGCGGGCTTTGCTGTTCGGTCCCTACGCCGGCTTTACGACTAAATTCCTAAAGAAAGGCTCGTTCTTCGACTTGCCATTCTCCATTAAGGTCAACAACCTAAGACCCATGCTGGCCGCGGGCTATACCAATATACCCTTGACCAAATACCTCATTGGGCAGGTGATGCAGTCGCCAGAGGACCGCGTAGCTGCCTTGCGTGAATATGTACCCACCGCCAGGCCCGAGGACTGGGAACTGGAAATGGCCGGTCAACGGGTGCAGGTCATCAAAAAAGACAAAGACAAAGGCGGCGTGTTGGAGTTCGGGACGGAAGTGGTGGCTTCGGCAGACGGCTCTATTGCGGCCTTGCTGGGCGCCTCACCGGGTGCTTCTACCGCCGTGTCCATCATGGTGGACTTAATTCAAAGATGCTTCCCGGTGCAAGCCAAAAGTCCCGAATGGCAGGCCAAGTTCAAGGAAATGATTCCATCGTTGGGCATCTCTCTGTCAGATGACCCACAACTCTGCCAGGAGATGCGCGCCTACACCGCCGAAGTACTTCAATTGAAAGAAGGCCAGTTGGTGCAGCGGTAA
- a CDS encoding exodeoxyribonuclease V subunit beta, whose protein sequence is MPATFKIYSSSAGSGKTYQLTKEYLKLALQSEDVSYYKNILAITFTNDAAQEMKTRILGALRGFNDAQQSDKDKAKSDQLLINILLEIQKEYDQPNLTEEALRGRATRVFDHLLFHYSEFAVSTIDSFVNRVVSAFTTELKLPHNFEVDMDAQTLLSTAVSLLLNKVNTHADNKLLAETLQQYALEKAEEGKSWNNLPEELAEFARHLLNEHTYEHLLDIGALTLQDFNKIRSDLFTQKQGIEKQIQALAQEAFDLIQTHNIQPEEMYYGDRGIYSYFRKWNAAFDITTSNSNASKTVNDDKWPSAKASTGAKVSLDQIKGRLSELYRGIEELKERETQNHILISSMLPHLYKLSVLSELERCIQEIKLDKNLVHISEFNKRITEIVLQEPIPFIYERLGERYQHILIDEFQDTSVLQWNNLLPLVENALSGGGFNMVVGDAKQAIYGWRGGEMEQILHLHRKQTHHLYENSRFEENVAPRYDTLNWTISPERLGINYRSAPEIITFNNELFWFISQANPQFQLLQAIYDEGFKQELPAGKNTGQAHLQVLFTKDDVQPLQFDLEACRQTEEIYEGYAPEDLLSYQESTLQLVLQMVQQAQADGYAPRDIAILSRTNRNSKLVANFLKQKKYDIISQDSLSLQFAEVINLIISFFRLLNQPANGLARSQALYLVYKVVHQELPDNVTTNKIAWLATHPSIDPFFQFLQEQGFDIAYRDAGNLSIYELTEKLIRVFDLLGKNNECEYLFRFLDLVLEYTLKNSNNLNNFLEYWDLHKEHLSINTPKDRDAITITSIHKAKGLDYPVVIVPFCDWSLEPQTSSLLWGTLPASVAGDSKLRTAVVTLNKKLEQTALHEQYAQKLEKTFIENLNMLYVALTRPVDRLYLIAKAQDFTKGGNQKNVSYWLHRFLQNKDLWQDGQYCYQLSRGAQQAVHHNPISEDVYVLDKFTSADWAQNLKLKQHANNVFDFETQQEHRRWNRKLHYALALISYADEAPKALRQLVKQGIISQRELPTLTQLVDHVLHHPQMQRYFSRSMSVENEREVLDVRTNRYKPDRIVFGETGDVTLIDYKLPPAKQEYVDNLNSYAALFRKLVFSKTTCVVYYFEEERVDEWEYVGEVVE, encoded by the coding sequence GTGCCTGCCACTTTTAAAATATACTCCTCTTCTGCCGGCTCTGGCAAGACGTACCAGCTCACCAAGGAATACCTGAAGCTGGCCTTGCAGAGCGAGGATGTCTCTTACTACAAGAACATTTTGGCCATCACGTTCACCAATGACGCGGCGCAGGAAATGAAGACCCGAATCTTGGGGGCCTTGCGCGGATTTAACGATGCTCAACAGTCTGACAAGGACAAAGCCAAGAGCGACCAGCTTCTTATTAACATATTACTTGAGATACAGAAAGAGTACGACCAGCCTAACCTGACCGAAGAGGCATTGCGAGGCAGAGCGACGCGGGTGTTTGACCATCTTCTCTTTCACTACTCAGAGTTTGCGGTGAGCACCATTGACTCCTTCGTAAACCGGGTGGTGAGCGCTTTTACCACCGAGTTAAAACTGCCACACAACTTTGAGGTGGACATGGACGCGCAGACGCTTTTGAGCACCGCCGTGAGCCTGCTCTTGAACAAAGTAAACACCCACGCAGACAACAAACTCCTCGCAGAAACTCTGCAACAATATGCCCTGGAGAAAGCTGAAGAAGGCAAAAGTTGGAACAACCTTCCGGAAGAATTAGCGGAGTTTGCCCGGCACTTGTTAAATGAGCATACCTATGAACATCTACTTGATATAGGAGCACTTACCCTTCAGGATTTCAATAAGATACGAAGTGATTTATTCACTCAAAAACAAGGCATTGAAAAGCAGATTCAGGCCTTGGCGCAAGAGGCCTTTGACCTGATTCAGACGCACAACATCCAGCCCGAGGAAATGTACTACGGGGACCGCGGCATCTACTCCTACTTCAGGAAATGGAACGCAGCCTTTGACATCACCACTTCTAACAGCAACGCCAGCAAAACGGTCAATGATGACAAATGGCCTAGCGCCAAAGCCAGCACCGGCGCCAAGGTCAGCCTGGACCAAATCAAAGGCAGACTGTCTGAACTATACCGCGGCATAGAGGAACTGAAGGAGCGCGAAACGCAGAACCACATCCTCATCTCCTCCATGCTCCCCCACTTATACAAGCTAAGCGTGTTGAGTGAGTTAGAGCGGTGCATCCAGGAGATTAAGCTGGACAAGAACCTGGTCCACATCTCAGAATTCAACAAGCGCATCACGGAGATTGTCTTGCAGGAGCCCATTCCCTTCATCTATGAACGGCTAGGTGAACGGTACCAGCACATCTTGATTGATGAGTTTCAGGACACTTCGGTGTTGCAATGGAACAACCTCTTGCCTTTGGTGGAGAATGCCCTGAGTGGCGGCGGCTTTAACATGGTGGTGGGTGATGCCAAACAGGCCATTTACGGCTGGCGCGGCGGTGAGATGGAGCAGATTCTGCACCTACACCGCAAGCAGACGCACCACCTGTATGAGAACTCCCGGTTTGAGGAGAACGTGGCCCCGCGCTATGACACCCTCAACTGGACCATTTCTCCGGAGCGATTGGGTATCAACTATAGAAGCGCTCCCGAAATCATCACCTTCAACAATGAGCTGTTCTGGTTTATTAGCCAAGCCAATCCGCAGTTCCAACTATTACAGGCCATCTATGACGAAGGCTTTAAACAGGAATTACCAGCGGGAAAAAATACAGGACAGGCGCATTTGCAGGTGTTGTTCACCAAAGATGACGTTCAGCCTTTGCAATTTGATTTAGAGGCCTGCCGGCAAACCGAGGAAATCTACGAAGGCTACGCGCCAGAGGACCTGCTCTCCTACCAGGAAAGCACCTTGCAGCTGGTGTTGCAAATGGTGCAACAGGCCCAGGCGGATGGTTATGCGCCGCGGGACATTGCCATCTTGAGCCGTACCAACCGCAACAGCAAGCTGGTGGCCAACTTCCTGAAGCAGAAGAAATATGACATTATCTCCCAGGATTCACTGTCCTTGCAGTTCGCCGAGGTCATCAATTTGATTATTTCCTTCTTCAGGTTGCTCAACCAACCAGCCAACGGATTGGCGCGTTCGCAGGCGCTGTATCTGGTCTACAAGGTGGTACACCAGGAGCTGCCCGACAACGTGACCACCAACAAGATTGCCTGGTTGGCCACGCACCCCAGCATTGACCCGTTCTTCCAGTTTTTACAAGAGCAGGGCTTTGACATTGCCTACCGCGACGCCGGCAACTTGTCCATCTATGAGCTCACCGAGAAGTTGATACGCGTCTTTGACTTGTTGGGCAAGAACAACGAGTGCGAGTACCTGTTCCGGTTCCTGGATTTGGTCTTGGAATACACGCTCAAGAACAGCAACAACCTCAACAATTTTCTGGAGTATTGGGACCTGCACAAAGAGCACCTAAGCATCAACACGCCCAAAGACCGCGACGCCATTACCATCACCAGCATCCACAAAGCAAAGGGCCTGGATTACCCCGTGGTGATTGTGCCGTTCTGTGACTGGAGCCTGGAGCCGCAAACCTCTTCCCTGCTCTGGGGTACGCTCCCAGCCAGCGTGGCCGGCGACAGCAAACTTCGCACCGCCGTGGTGACTTTGAACAAGAAACTGGAGCAGACTGCCTTGCACGAGCAATACGCCCAGAAGCTGGAGAAAACTTTTATTGAGAACCTGAACATGCTCTACGTGGCCCTCACCCGCCCCGTGGACCGTCTGTACCTCATTGCCAAGGCCCAGGATTTTACCAAAGGCGGAAACCAAAAGAATGTAAGCTATTGGCTACACAGGTTCCTGCAAAACAAAGACCTGTGGCAAGACGGCCAATACTGCTATCAGTTATCAAGAGGCGCTCAACAAGCGGTGCACCACAACCCCATCTCAGAAGACGTGTACGTACTGGACAAATTTACCTCCGCGGACTGGGCCCAGAACCTGAAACTGAAACAGCACGCCAACAACGTCTTCGACTTTGAGACCCAGCAGGAACACCGCCGCTGGAACCGCAAACTGCACTATGCCCTGGCCTTGATTTCCTATGCAGATGAAGCGCCTAAGGCCTTAAGGCAGTTAGTGAAGCAAGGCATTATCTCCCAGCGCGAATTACCTACTCTTACCCAACTGGTAGACCACGTGCTCCACCACCCGCAGATGCAACGCTACTTTAGCCGGAGCATGAGCGTGGAGAACGAGCGCGAAGTGCTGGACGTCCGCACCAACCGCTACAAACCAGACCGCATTGTATTCGGGGAGACTGGTGACGTGACCCTCATTGACTACAAGCTTCCGCCGGCCAAGCAAGAATATGTGGACAACCTTAACTCTTACGCCGCCTTGTTCCGAAAATTGGTCTTCAGTAAGACTACCTGCGTGGTGTATTATTTTGAGGAAGAGCGCGTGGACGAATGGGAGTATGTGGGTGAAGTAGTGGAGTAA